The nucleotide window CATCGGTAACGACTTGCGGAAAGCAAGGGTAAAGACTGCGACCGGCAACCGACCCAATGCGTATTAAGTCCAGCATATGAACGAGGGAAGGCATGATGGAATGCCAACGATGCCAAGATGCATCTCAAGGGAGTTGACCCTGATATCCATCATGCTGGCGGAGTTCCCGTAGTAGTCTGAGACAGGGAGAGCCTGTTACACGATTCTGGAATGAGCCAGAACCTGGCGAAGGGGAATAGTTCAAACTGCTTGAAGAGCAAACTACCTGACCAAACGAGGTGAAGACCTTTGATAATCAGTGAACTGCAAAACAAGCTCGCAACATGGGCCGAGAAAGAACCAGACCGACGGTTTGATCGACTACTCAGGCTCATTGCTAATCGGGATTGGCTTGCCGAGTCCGCCCGAATTGTTCTTGCGTCAAGTGGCGCTCGAACACCGGGTATTGACGGAATGGATAAGAGGCGTCTGCAAATCGAGTTGGACCACCATCTTGCTAATTTGCGGGTGAACCTGCTGAACGGGAGCTACTGCCCCCAGCCGGTCAAACGTATCTATATCCCGAAATCAAATGGCAAGCTACGCCCACTGGGTATTCCCACCCTGATAGACCGTATTGTCCAACGTGCCATGCTTATGGTGATGGAGCCAATATGGGAGAGCGACTTCCACCGTCTTTCCTATGGCTTCCGGCCTGAGCGCAGCGTGCATCACGCGGTCCGTACTGTGAAGATACAGCTTCAAGATTGCGGAGAAACAAGAGGTCGCTGGGTCATAGAAGGTGATTTGGCGAGCTACTTCGATACCGTACATCACCGGCTGCTTATCACATGTGTGCGGCAGCGTATCAGAGACAGGCGGTTTGTTGAACTTCTCTGGCGTATCCTTAAATCAGGCCACATCGACCGTGGCTTGTTCAAGGCTTCCAGTGAAGGTGTTCCGCAAGGGGGCGTACTGTCTCCTCTCCTTTCCAACATCATGCTCCATGAGTTTGATATGTGGCTGGAGGCGAAGTACCTGAACAAGAAAGCCCGCAAGGATCGCTGGGCATGGAACTTCGGCATCAAGCAAGGTCGCCCCATTGCTGTTCGAGAGAACCGGCAATGGAAACCGGCTGCTGCCTATTGTCGGTATGCCGATGACTTCGTTGTTATCGTCAAAGGAACAAAGGCCCATGCAATGAAGATCCGTGAAGAATGCCGTGCCTTTCTGGAAGGCCGCCTGAAATTGACGTTGAATATGGAGAAAACCCATATCACCCACGTCAATGATGGTTTTGTCTTTCTGGGGCATCGGATCATTCGCAAGCGAGGGAAACGCGGACAGATGTCCGTTGTCACGACAATACCCAAGGAAAAGGCCAAGGGGTTTGTTCACAAACTCACGCAGACCCTTTCCGGCAATCATAGCATCAGTGCGGTTAACATGGTTGACCGCCTTAACCGTCAGTTGGCGGGATGGGCGGCCTTCTACAAGTTCACTGACTTTACAGCTTATGTCTTCCAGCGCATAGACTCTGCCGTGTTCTGGAAAATGGCGCACTGGCTGGGGTGCAAATACCGATCCCGCATCAAACCCTTAATGCGGAAATGGTTCAGAGCCCCACAAGCTGGCAAAGCCAAGACATGGCTGATCTATGGAATAAGTGAACAGGGTCATCGCATTGGCAAGGATCTGCGGCGCTTGGTAGCAAGCCCAAAAGCTCAGTTCCGATGGAGGAACCCGGATAGAAATCCGTATATCTTCCGCATGGAAGATCGTTCCACAATCACGTCTCGATACTATGATGTTGCAATGGCCATGGGCCAAGCTTGAATGGAGAGCCGTATGCGCTGAGAGGTGCACGTACGGTTCGGGGAGGAGAAGCGCAATTGCGCTTCTTACTCCACTCAAGACGCAGGAGGGCTTTGCCTATCTGGCTATCGTGATTGACCTGTTCTCCCGTAGGATTGTCGGATGGTCATTGCGTCAGCGGCAAGCAACCGATGTCGTTTTGCAAGCTCTGCTGATGGCGGTCTGGCGACGCAAGCCCAAGCAGAAGGTTCTGATCCATTCCGATCAAGGCTCACAATTCACAAGTATTGATTGGGCCGCATTCCTTCGCCAGCACAATTTGGAACACAGCATGAGTAGGCGTGGAAACTGCCATGACAATGCTGTTGCCGAAAGCTTTTTCAACCTGCTCAAGAGAGAACGCATCCGGCGACGAGTCTACAAAACAAGGGCTGATGCCAGACAGGACATCTTCGACTACATCGAAATGTTCTACAATCCAAAACGCAAACACGCTACAAACGGAATGCTCTCGCCAGCCGAGTACGAGCGACAGAAAATTTGAAGCCCCAAGGTGTCTACAATTCTAGGGGCAATTCAGTATTTAGGAATTTGGAGCATTAAACCTCTTCAATATTGCAAAGGCAAAAGTGAGCTTCCCTTCATATATGTAGTGACCCATGACCTTATCAATCAAATATCTACGTTGCGGCGCGCTATACTTTTCAAGAAAGTCCTCTAGTAAATCAAAGTCACTGTTTTCAAGCAACCCGATAGCCAATGAAGATGCAATCTTGTTATTACGTTGATCTCCAATTTTTGTCTCTCTCATTATTCGCATAGCATCATGGTATCTGCCATTTCTCGCCAGCGAACGAACCACATGCTCTGCAGAGGGAACTCTGGAACCATCGTTTTCAGCAACGGTCATTATTTTATATGCAAGATCCGGCCGATCAATAACAGCCGCGTTTTTGGCGAGCTTTGCTATAGCACTAACTCCTCTTTGATTAGATTTTAGAAGGACTGCAAATTTTTTCTCCAGCTCACTCTCAGTTAAAATCTCATCTTTTTTCCCACCCGACATAAAGAAATCACAATAATCTGCGTACCCATTTAAGTATTCACTCTTATCAAGAAATTCTATATGACTTTTACGCAAATCGGATATTTCGGGATAATGTCCATCTCTAACAATATCGTCTGCCTTTTCTTCTCCTTTGGTGCAGTATACAGGCAAATACATAAAATAATAAGCGTCATACTTAAGATTTTCATTCTCTAATGTATTAACAATTTCCAAAGACTTTTCTAAATCCCCCACCTTTGCGAAAGCGGCCGCGGCGCTAGGCATTAAATGAAGATCTAACGTTATAGTTATTTCTCCAAATTTACTCTTACGGTTGGGCGATTTAACTTTCTTCCTGCCATCATATGTCTTCGCCGCAAAAATTGAAAGTTCCTCATCGGCCATATTTACTATTGGCAACGCAGCATAGTAGCCTAAATATTTAATATTATTGAATATGTAATTCTTGCCACCGATGTAATCCAAACAATTAATTTCTTTACTTGAAAAGCAAGATTCTCTATAGTTTTTCTCCAATTCGTTCAGAATTGAAGACTTAGTCAGGCCTGCAACTTCTTCATTCGAAATAACTTTTAATGCCATATCACTATCGGGATAGTGCTTTGGAATTTTTTCAAAGGCCTCAAGAGAACTCTCGAGAGCAGAAATTTTCTCTAGTACTTCATAAGTTGAAGCAGCTTTATCCCATTGGTTCTTGGCTTCAATAGCCAATGAGTTTGGACTTTCATTGTTGCAAGCGGAGATCATAAAAAGAGGCAAAAATAGAAACCATTTAGTTTCAAGACTTGTAGAGATTTTCATGTTGCTTCCTAGTGATATTCAAGCTTTGAAATTTGATTGAAAGACGTTCGGCTACTGAGCCCGTTTCAAACGGATGCCAAAAATTGAGAGACGGTTTCCATTCAAAGAACCATTCGATGTTCTATTGATGTTTGGCGGAATATCTCCGCGAGTTAACGTCATGCTGATTTTATTACCCGAAACAGTATAGCGCCCCTCAATCCTGGCAAACCCAACCGAAAATGCGTGCGATGGAATATCGCTGTGATTTCTACCAATAGACATGACAAACTTGCCATTGTTCAAAAACTGAACCGTGGTCTCAGCGTAACCACCAATAGGGCGACGAACCCTGCTGAAAAACACTTGCTGCGCAAGAGAGGTGTCTTTTCTAGGCTTCGCTGAAGTTTCTTTACGTGATCCAGAAGGTTTATTGAGAGCTGCATTCAAGCGGTGTCTAAAATCTTGGCCAACGTCTTGGCTACACTGGTATCCCTTCGCTTGAAGATACAGCTCTATCGCCTTTGATTTGGTTTCTTCTAGTCGACAAGAATGGTATGACGATATAGCCATGGTGCCACCATGGGGATCTATCACACACGATTTCTTTTTCTGTTTTATCCATCGACGCTGTTTGTTGCGCAACTGAATAAACTCGGCCTTAGACAGGTTCGCTCGCAAGCATTTATATACCTGATTGAGGACAAGATCGTACCGCTTTGTCTCTTGACTAACGCAGTTCATCATGTCTGCATTTGTGTCACTATTATCAGAAAGACAACTGCGAAGCTCTCCTGAATCTTTCATTTTGCTCGCTGTGCTTTTTACCTGATAAGCTGAAAACACGGGCAGTTTATTGGAAACGGCTTTGTTCTTGCGCCTATTCTTTTTCCAAGTGTCATACGAGCGATCTAGGCAAAATTCAATTTCTGGAATTTTCCTCAAATCTCGACCGTTGTATTCTGGTTTCGAAATTAATTTGGGACAGCTCTCAAGATCTTTCTCGAACTCCCCGTACTCCCCGTACTCTTCATACATCCAGTCATGAACAGCTTTGGCAAGCAATTCACAGCGTTCAGGACTGAAAATTTCGCCATGTGATAGATCAAGGGATAGTTCTCGGATTTTCTTGTTTTTTTCTTTTTTAGCGACCTTCTTAAAAAGCAGCTTTCCGAGACCTGCCGTGCCAAGCACATTTAGAGCGAATTCAAGTTGATCAGCGGCAATACAGAGTTTCAAAACCTCAAGCGGAATATATGTTTCTTGCTCTTCGCCTTTTGCAAATGAGGTAGAGAAACTCACGCTTATTAGCGAAAATAAAATGGCAGCCGTAGAAACAAGTTTCGTGAAATGCATTAGAATACAACCCATTAAGGATGTGGAAGTTTAGTACCAAGAACGCACAAGACGCCTATAGGGTTATGAAAATTCTAGCTAGAACACTTGCGTTCAAGATCAGAGATCGCCTTACCCGACCCCTTCAAAGGAAATGGGAAATCACCGCTCGCACCTTCCCATCGCAGAGACATGCTGGCTCCCTTTTTCAGAGCTTCTAAATAATTTGACTGGGCAGGCTGTTCGGAGACTGAGTAATTCATTCCTTTGAAATTTGGAAGAATTTTCATTTGAAATGTACGTTTAGGGCCTCTATCGATACGAGCGACTAAACCCATTTTACCGTACCGAATCTCATTTGATGAAAGAATGGAATGAAAGAGCCGATTTTGTTGGCAAGAAATGTTGTAGCAGACAAAATCATCACCCCACTCACCGCTAGATACCCAACAGACACCAACCGCAGGGTGAGGAGCATCTTCGAAAAGTGTCCACTCATCGGCCACTACTATTTCGCTACCAAACAATAAACAAAAAGCGGTAAAAGCTAACGCTGAACCTTTGAGCTTCCAAGACATTCCGCACCTATTTTTACTTATTCCATTCAGACACACGCAGAAGTACCAATACCTCTACCAACAATTATGTCAATGCGGCAAACCAAACAACTTCCACAATTGTGTTTCAGGTCACTAACCATGACTTTTGCAACCATGCTCAGAGCAGCACTTAGTAGGCTTGGTACTCCCCCATAAGCTGACTGGACCTGTCACGGAATTGTGCCGCTCCTTTGAAAGCATATT belongs to uncultured Cohaesibacter sp. and includes:
- the ltrA gene encoding group II intron reverse transcriptase/maturase, which codes for MIISELQNKLATWAEKEPDRRFDRLLRLIANRDWLAESARIVLASSGARTPGIDGMDKRRLQIELDHHLANLRVNLLNGSYCPQPVKRIYIPKSNGKLRPLGIPTLIDRIVQRAMLMVMEPIWESDFHRLSYGFRPERSVHHAVRTVKIQLQDCGETRGRWVIEGDLASYFDTVHHRLLITCVRQRIRDRRFVELLWRILKSGHIDRGLFKASSEGVPQGGVLSPLLSNIMLHEFDMWLEAKYLNKKARKDRWAWNFGIKQGRPIAVRENRQWKPAAAYCRYADDFVVIVKGTKAHAMKIREECRAFLEGRLKLTLNMEKTHITHVNDGFVFLGHRIIRKRGKRGQMSVVTTIPKEKAKGFVHKLTQTLSGNHSISAVNMVDRLNRQLAGWAAFYKFTDFTAYVFQRIDSAVFWKMAHWLGCKYRSRIKPLMRKWFRAPQAGKAKTWLIYGISEQGHRIGKDLRRLVASPKAQFRWRNPDRNPYIFRMEDRSTITSRYYDVAMAMGQA
- a CDS encoding lysozyme inhibitor LprI family protein, which codes for MHFTKLVSTAAILFSLISVSFSTSFAKGEEQETYIPLEVLKLCIAADQLEFALNVLGTAGLGKLLFKKVAKKEKNKKIRELSLDLSHGEIFSPERCELLAKAVHDWMYEEYGEYGEFEKDLESCPKLISKPEYNGRDLRKIPEIEFCLDRSYDTWKKNRRKNKAVSNKLPVFSAYQVKSTASKMKDSGELRSCLSDNSDTNADMMNCVSQETKRYDLVLNQVYKCLRANLSKAEFIQLRNKQRRWIKQKKKSCVIDPHGGTMAISSYHSCRLEETKSKAIELYLQAKGYQCSQDVGQDFRHRLNAALNKPSGSRKETSAKPRKDTSLAQQVFFSRVRRPIGGYAETTVQFLNNGKFVMSIGRNHSDIPSHAFSVGFARIEGRYTVSGNKISMTLTRGDIPPNINRTSNGSLNGNRLSIFGIRLKRAQ